The segment CGAGTCGCATTTTCACCGTGACGGGAATGCGAACACTTTTGACCACTTCACTGACCAGGGTAACTGTAGCATCAGGATTGCACATCATAGCCGAGCCACCACCACCCTTGGTAACCTTGTGTACCGGGCAACCCATGTTGATATCGACCGCAGTGATGCCGTACCCTTCCAGCCACTGGGCAGCAGCGGATAAATGTGCTGCATCAGGGCCGTAAATCTGGATGGCCAGCGGCCTGTCGCCGGGTGCGGTGGCGAGCAATTCCATTGTTTTCGGCGTGCCCTTGAGCAAGCCGCGAGCGTTGACCAGATCACTGGTGGCCCAGCCTAGCCCGCCACATTCGCGAACTGCCATACGAAAAGCAACATTGGTGTAACCCGCCAGCGGTGCGAGGGCATAGCGAGTGGCGAGCGACAGCGGACCGATTTTTAATGGTGATTTCTGCATGGATTAAAGCTGTCGGCTTTCAGCTATCAGCTGTCAGCACGAACGATGAGTCTGTAATGTAATGGTTGTTGTATCATCATTACCCAGTTAAGTCGTCTGGCTGATAGCTGACGGCTGAAAGCTGATAGCTATTTGGAATTCCCATGAAAGTTGGCCTGGTTGGTTATTCTGGTTCAGGAAAAAGTACGGTATTCACCTGGCTCACAGGCGTTGCTCACGACCCGGCAGCGGCCCAGCGTGGCCAGACAGGCGTTGCTCGCATTCCCGATAGCCGACTGAATTGGCTCAGCGACCAATTCAAACCGAAGAAGACGACGTTTGCCACCTTGGAAGTGGTAGACACGCCGGGCCTGCTCGTGGGTGATACCAAGGATAACCCGCGCCGGCTGGCGATGATCCGTGAAGCAGATGGCTTGCTCGTAGTACTCAACGGGTTCGGCGGCGATCCGGTCAAGGAACTCGACAACTTCCGGGCTGACTGCATCCTGGCTGATCTGGAAATTGTCACCAACCGCATTCCCAAGCTGGAAGCACAGGTGAAGAAGCCCAAGCCCGCCAAGGAAAAAGAAGCTGATGAACTGGAGTTGGCCACGCTCCGCAAAGTGGTGGTAGAACTCGAAGCAGGCAAGCAGCTTTCCAAGCTCGATCTGAACGAAACGGAATCCAAGACCGTGCGTGCGTTTCAGTTACTCACGCTGAAGCCCGAACTGGTGCTGGTGAATCAGGGCGATGCCGGGCAGGCGATTCCGCCCAATCTGCTCATACATTCACCCAATGCCCTGGCAGCACCGGTCAAACTCGAGCAGGAATTGGTGGAACTCAGCGAAGAAGAACGCAAGAGCTTCATGGCAGACTTGGGCCTTACTGAGTTTTCCAAAGATAAAATCCTGCGTGGCATCTTCTATGGCATGGGTAGAATCGTGTTCCTGACCTGTGGCGAAGATGAATGCCGCAGTTGGGCGATTACCAAGGGCATCAATGCCCAGCAGGCAGCCGGCGCTATTCATACCGATCTATCGGCAGGGTTTGTGCGAGCGGAAGTAATTGGCTTTGACGATTATCAAAAAGTCGGATCGTTCAAGGAAGCCAAGACCAAAGGCGTGCTGCGCCTGGAAGGCAAAACGTACATCGTGCAGGACGGGGATATCATGAATATTCTGGCGAATAAGTGAGTGAACCGAGCCACGCACGAAGTAAGTGGTCGAAACTGATAGGCAGCCATAATTCCATCAAACTATGGCAAACGACCATTAGCCATCGGCTCGGGTAACATCGTTTGCCGGTACTCCGTCTAACGATGCCGGGGGGCTTCAAGTTGTCGAAACGTCAGCGTTACAAACTGTTGGAGGATTCGATCTGAACCTCTGGATAGTCGCCAGGATTTGTGAGAAGTTTGTCTACTATCACGAGAACCAGCTACCACAACTATCGAGCCACACGCACCGTGGGACCGGTTCCGATTCATGGGAAGACGCAAACCAACGAACCACGCCAAGAGTACAACTAAACCCCCTTCACGTGGTCACACCCTGGTCAGGTCCAGTACGACCAGACCAGGGGCCCGAGCTTGAGGGGTATTGCCGGGGTTCCATGTTGACAGTGAACTATCACTTCATCTTCACGAAGTCGCCCGGCTTCCATGTCTTCGTGAGCGCCGGTTCTGTTGGCCCGTAGAGGCGCAGAATGACGAAGTACCCTTTTCCGGGCACCGTGGCGAGCCAGTTCTTCTCCTTGCCCTCGGGTGCTTTCTGCCCGAAGTACAGGTCCGTGCTACCGTCCTCACTCTGGACCGGCTTGTCACGCGACCCGAGTGACGGGAACGGCTGGCCATTCGCAAGCCCTGAGGCGTTCTCGGCCTCGTACAGCGTCACCGACCAGAAGTTCGCGGC is part of the Planctomycetia bacterium genome and harbors:
- the ychF gene encoding redox-regulated ATPase YchF, whose product is MKVGLVGYSGSGKSTVFTWLTGVAHDPAAAQRGQTGVARIPDSRLNWLSDQFKPKKTTFATLEVVDTPGLLVGDTKDNPRRLAMIREADGLLVVLNGFGGDPVKELDNFRADCILADLEIVTNRIPKLEAQVKKPKPAKEKEADELELATLRKVVVELEAGKQLSKLDLNETESKTVRAFQLLTLKPELVLVNQGDAGQAIPPNLLIHSPNALAAPVKLEQELVELSEEERKSFMADLGLTEFSKDKILRGIFYGMGRIVFLTCGEDECRSWAITKGINAQQAAGAIHTDLSAGFVRAEVIGFDDYQKVGSFKEAKTKGVLRLEGKTYIVQDGDIMNILANK